CCGGCCCAGTACTCGTCGCGGATCAGGCGCTTGAGCAGCTTGCCCGTCGGCTCGCGCGGCAGCTCGGGACGGAAGTCGACGCTGCGCGGGCACTTGACGTCGGCGAGCGAGGCACGGCAGAACGCGACGAGCTCCTCGGCCACCTCCGGCGACGGCTCGACGCCCGGCGCGAGCTGGACGACGGCCTTGACCTCCTCGCCGAACTCCTGGTTCGGGACACCGATGACCGCGACGTCCGCGACCTTCGGGTGCGTGGCGAGCAGGTTCTCCGCCTCCTGCGGGTACACGTTGACCCCGCCGGTGATGATCATGTTCGACGCCCGGTCGGTGAGGAACAGGTAGCCCTCGTCGTCCAGGTGGCCGATGTCGCCCATCGTCGAGGCGCCGTCGGACCGCACCGCCTGCGCGGTCTTGTCCGGGTCGTTGTGGTAGGCGAACGTGTTGCCCTCGGCGAAGTAGACGAGACCGTCCTCGTTCGGACCCAGGACCTCACCCTCGGGCCCGACGATCTCGACGCGGCCGAGCACCGCGCGACCGACGGTGCCGGGACGCGCCAGCCACTCCTGCGGCGTGACCCAGCACAGGCCCGCGCCCTCGGTCCCGCCGTAGTACTCGTGGACGATCGGGCCCCACCAGTCGAGCATCGCCGCCTTGACCGGCCGCGGACACGGCGCCGCCGCGTGCATGGCGGCCTTCAGACTCGACAGGTCGTAGCGCGAGCGCACGTCCTCCGGCAGCCGGAGCATCCGCGTGAACATCGTCGGCACGAACTGAGCGTGCGTCACCTGATACTTCTCGACCGCGGCCAGCACACCTTCCGCGTCGAACTTCTCCATGATCACGGCGGTGCCGCCGAGCGCGATCACGTCCATGCACCAGCGCAGCGGTGCCGTGTGGTACATCGGCGCCGGCGACAGGTAGACGGTGTCCGGGCCCATCCCGAGGAGCGCCTTGCCCATCCGGCCCGGTACCAGCGTCGTGCCCAGCGGCTGACCGGTGAACGGACGCAGCACGCCCTTCGGCCGTCCGGTCGTCCCGGACGAGTACGTGAGGTCGCTGCCCTCCAGTGGGTCGACGAGCCGCTCCCCCGCGTGCTTGGCCGCGAGGTCCGCCAGCGCCGGCCAGCCGTTCGTCTCACCGCCGACGACCACGACCTGGAGTTCGCGGCCGACCAGCTCGCGGGTCTTCGCGACGCGGTCGGCGTCGAGACCGGACGAGACGATCAGGACCCGTGCCCCGGAGTCGGAGACGATGTACGCCGCCTCGTCGGGAGTCAGCCGCGTCGAAAGGAACGTGTAGTTCAACCCGGCGTAGTGGGTGCCCCACGCCACCTGGAGGAACTCGAGGCGGTTCTCCATCCACACGACCACGTGGTCGCGGACCGCCAGGCCCAGCTCGCGGAGCGCCAGCGCGATCTCGTGCGCGGACGCATCCAGCTGAGCAAACGTCAGCTGCTCCCCGGAACCGGCCATCACGACCGCCGGCTGGTCCGGATTCTCGGCGACGTGCGCACCGGGGTAGAACAGGCCCGTCATCAACTACTCCTCGCGAATCGGCAGATCGGTGGGGCGGACGCCCGGGGTCAGAGGCAGGACGCCTTGTTGCCCTGCGGCGCCTGCCAGCCCTTGGTGGTGAGCAGCACGGGGAACCAGCACGGGTACGCACCCGCACTGTCCTGCCCGTACTTGAAGGTCAGCGGGATGGTGAGACCGCCGAGGTTGTCCTTCTTGATCGTGCCGAGACCCCTGAGCACGAGCTCGGTCGTGATCGGGCCGGACGCCTCGGCGCCGAGGTTCGAGATCGCCTTGGCGAAGAGCTCACCGCTGACCCACGCCACGTTGCTCGCACCGTCGGGCGCCACGCCGGGCGCGTACCGCGCGAACGCCTCGTGGTAGCGCTTCTGCGCCGGCGTCGACTTCTCGGTCCACGGCGCGGTGGCGGAGCCGACCGCGAGGGTGACCTCCTGGACGTTCTTGTCGCTCGTCACCGAACCACCGACGGCGATCGGCGAGGTGGAGAGGGCCGGCGTGTAGTTCAGCGCCTTGCAGGAACGGACGAGACGGCTGATCGCCGAGGCGTCGATCGCGAGCAGGAGCTGGTCCGCGCCGGCGTTCTTCGCGGCCTGGCACTGCGCCGAGTAGTCGGTCGAGGTGATCGAGACCTGGGTCTTGTAGACCTCGGTGATCCCGATCTTGTCCTTGCCGCGGTCGATGACGCCGACGGCGTCGGTGCACGGCTTCGCCTCGACGCAGTAGATCGTCGCGACCTTCTTGAACCCACGGTCGGCCTGGACCTTGATGGCGCCGAGCACGTCGCCGTCGAGGTCACCGCCCTGCGGGAACATGTAGGGCGTCCGGTTCCACTCGAAGTTGATCAGGTCGCCGCCGACGGCCGGGATCTTGAGCTGGTTGACCTTCGCCGCGAAGCCGGAGATCGACACCGGCGCCTGGCTGCCGACGAGCGCGACGACCTTCTTGTTCTGCACGAGGTCCTGGACCGCGGCCGCAGCGCGCGAGGGGTCGGAGCCGTCGTCGGCCTGGAACAGCTGCACCGGGTGGCACGCGATGCCACCGCGGGCGTTGATGTCCTTCACCCACACCTGCATGGCGAGGCGGCTCGGGGACAGGATGTTGCCGACGATGCCGGTCCACCCGCCGACCTGGCCGATGCGGATCGGCTCCAGCGCCTTCGTGCACGTCTGACTCTGGGTCGCCGCGCCGCCACCGGCCGCCGGCTTCGCACCCTGGCCCGCACCCGCGGCGGGCTTGGCGTCCGGCGCGGTGGTCGCGGTCCCCGCACCCGGCGCGGTCACGCCCGGCGCGGTCCCGCTGTCGACGACGGCACCGGGGTCGGGAACGCCCGGGTCGACGGCGCCGGGGGCGGCGACGTCACCGGAGTCGGCCGGCAGGCCCGTGTCGACGCCGGTCGTGGCCGGCGCGCGGCCCTCCGCGGCGACGATCTCGGCGATCGGCGTGCGGGTTCCGCAGCCACTGGTCAGCACCACGGCACCGACGAGCAGCGTGGCGGCGCCCGCCCGGGCGAGGCGCCTCCGTGTGGTCCGTCGTGCAGTAGTCATGGGGTCTCCCTGGATCGACATGCTCAGTGCGAGGCGAGGGCGGGCTTGCGGCGTTGCCCCTCGCCCGCGGGGGTGTTGAACCGGCGGTCGGTGGGTCCGACCTTCCGGTCGGTGTCGGTGACGGCCGCGACGCGGGCTCCGACGTCCGTGGACGAGAGCGCCGCGACCGCGAACGCGATGACGCCGAACCCGATCTGCAGAACCAGGAACGCGTCGTTGTTCTCGATGTAGCCCGGCAGGACGAACAGCAGCACCGGGGCGACGAAGGCCGGGATGATCAGGCGGGCACCCGCCACGAACAGCACGGCCAGCACCAGCAGCGACTGGATCGCCGGGAAGCTGAATCCACCGACGCGGCCGAACAGTCCGGCGAACAGCGCACCGCTGATCCCGGCCATTGACGCCGACATCGTGAAGATGAT
The genomic region above belongs to Sporichthya brevicatena and contains:
- a CDS encoding acyl-CoA synthetase — its product is MTGLFYPGAHVAENPDQPAVVMAGSGEQLTFAQLDASAHEIALALRELGLAVRDHVVVWMENRLEFLQVAWGTHYAGLNYTFLSTRLTPDEAAYIVSDSGARVLIVSSGLDADRVAKTRELVGRELQVVVVGGETNGWPALADLAAKHAGERLVDPLEGSDLTYSSGTTGRPKGVLRPFTGQPLGTTLVPGRMGKALLGMGPDTVYLSPAPMYHTAPLRWCMDVIALGGTAVIMEKFDAEGVLAAVEKYQVTHAQFVPTMFTRMLRLPEDVRSRYDLSSLKAAMHAAAPCPRPVKAAMLDWWGPIVHEYYGGTEGAGLCWVTPQEWLARPGTVGRAVLGRVEIVGPEGEVLGPNEDGLVYFAEGNTFAYHNDPDKTAQAVRSDGASTMGDIGHLDDEGYLFLTDRASNMIITGGVNVYPQEAENLLATHPKVADVAVIGVPNQEFGEEVKAVVQLAPGVEPSPEVAEELVAFCRASLADVKCPRSVDFRPELPREPTGKLLKRLIRDEYWAGAGTRI
- a CDS encoding ABC transporter substrate-binding protein, which encodes MTTARRTTRRRLARAGAATLLVGAVVLTSGCGTRTPIAEIVAAEGRAPATTGVDTGLPADSGDVAAPGAVDPGVPDPGAVVDSGTAPGVTAPGAGTATTAPDAKPAAGAGQGAKPAAGGGAATQSQTCTKALEPIRIGQVGGWTGIVGNILSPSRLAMQVWVKDINARGGIACHPVQLFQADDGSDPSRAAAAVQDLVQNKKVVALVGSQAPVSISGFAAKVNQLKIPAVGGDLINFEWNRTPYMFPQGGDLDGDVLGAIKVQADRGFKKVATIYCVEAKPCTDAVGVIDRGKDKIGITEVYKTQVSITSTDYSAQCQAAKNAGADQLLLAIDASAISRLVRSCKALNYTPALSTSPIAVGGSVTSDKNVQEVTLAVGSATAPWTEKSTPAQKRYHEAFARYAPGVAPDGASNVAWVSGELFAKAISNLGAEASGPITTELVLRGLGTIKKDNLGGLTIPLTFKYGQDSAGAYPCWFPVLLTTKGWQAPQGNKASCL